TAATCATGGCTTGGTTTTTCTTATATTATTCTATTTGTTTTACCTGTATATAAtcatgataattttaaataaattctgGCTTCCTTGTCAGAAGTAATTGAGGGTATAATGGTATGTTAGTGTCTAAAAAAAGTTACTTTGTCACTACTTTTTTACTTTGCAGGTTACCATAGAATGGCCTGGACTTCCTGCTGGTGTTAAGTTTGATCCATCTGATGTAGAGCTATTAGAACATTTAGCAGGAAAAGTTGGGAAAGGAAATTTGAAGCCCCATATGTTTATTGATGAATTTATTCCAACTGTGGAGGAGGATGAAGGAATTTGTTATACACATCCCATAAATCTCCCTGGTAATGAATGCTTTAGATGTTAATTTTCTCTTGCCAATGATGTGATCTAAATTTTAGCCACTAAGTTATTCTTTGCAACAGGTATCAAGAAAGATGGTAGCAGTGTTCATTTCTTTCATAGAATATCAAATGCATATGCATCTGGCCATCGTAAGCGCCGTAAGATCCATGATGAATGCGATAAGTCTGAGGAGCGTGTAAGGTGGCACAAGACAGGCAAAACTAAACCTGTGCGAGAGAATGGTGTTCACAAAGGCTGGAAAAAAATAATGGTGCTATACAGAAGTTCAAAAGGTGGTGGCAAACCAGATAAGGCTAATTGGGTGATGCATCAGTACCATCTTGGGACTGACGAAGATGAAAAGGATGGCGAACTTGTggtttcaaaaattttctttcaacAGCAGGTCAAGCAAACAGATAAGAATGGCATTCATCCAGTCAACGAGGAACCTGACATGTTTGCTGTCAGGGTTAGTCCTAGAACCCCTAAGACAAATACTCCACAGCCACCCCGGTCAAAAAAGAATTCTCCGTTTGACACTGATGAGCATAATCTACAGGCTTTGCCAGGCCATGTAAGTAGAAATCGCTCTTTATTCAGGTGGTCAATATTTTTCATTTTCACCTGCTTATACTAATGTGATTTCTGGTATATTTTTGAAAGCTTGCATTGTGAGTTGTTTTCTAGCATATATTTTTAGCAATTTTTGACATTCTAACTGACTTACAAACATGATACTCATCCAGGCTAAGATCTCAGACCAGCCATTGTTTATATTGGTATTGAGCAT
Above is a genomic segment from Elaeis guineensis isolate ETL-2024a chromosome 1, EG11, whole genome shotgun sequence containing:
- the LOC105038777 gene encoding SUPPRESSOR OF GAMMA RESPONSE 1, producing the protein MARAWLVNSRGIARKVKNATRLSNYQIKDLEAEASRKCPNCKHVIDNSDVTIEWPGLPAGVKFDPSDVELLEHLAGKVGKGNLKPHMFIDEFIPTVEEDEGICYTHPINLPGIKKDGSSVHFFHRISNAYASGHRKRRKIHDECDKSEERVRWHKTGKTKPVRENGVHKGWKKIMVLYRSSKGGGKPDKANWVMHQYHLGTDEDEKDGELVVSKIFFQQQVKQTDKNGIHPVNEEPDMFAVRVSPRTPKTNTPQPPRSKKNSPFDTDEHNLQALPGHNEPYPEVEVTSAPLPVVRLTDEGESCVWWAGESQAVEEPDPNNLDESLLCHEVLDSFPPIEDCFYHPNFNGDKNETAATKANTLCGFSDLDDIIMDTPPDFQLADLQFGSQESITSWLDRL